The proteins below come from a single Rosa rugosa chromosome 2, drRosRugo1.1, whole genome shotgun sequence genomic window:
- the LOC133732161 gene encoding osmotin-like protein gives MAHSHSHSHSLSLSLLSATLLTLCSLAQATHPGYILTVVNNCPFPIWPAIQPNSGSPVLEKGGFALPSLTHRSFPAPTQTWSGRIWARTGCSHSHNHFSCLTGDCGGKLECNGAGGATPSTLAQFVLHHGPNDLWSYGVSLVDGFNIPMTVTPHEGKGVCPVVGCKANLLATCPDRLQVRSPAGHGPVVACKSACEAFGTDELCCRNKYNSPHTCRASSFSQYFKQACPATFTYAHDSPTLMHQCSSPRELKVIFCH, from the coding sequence ATggctcactctcactctcactctcactcccTCAGCCTCTCCCTCCTCTCCGCCACCCTCCTCACCCTCTGCTCTCTCGCCCAAGCCACTCACCCTGGGTACATTTTGACCGTTGTCAACAACTGCCCCTTCCCCATCTGGCCCGCCATCCAACCCAACTCCGGCAGCCCCGTCCTCGAAAAAGGCGGGTTCGCCCTCCCCAGTCTCACCCACCGCTCCTTCCCCGCCCCGACCCAGACCTGGTCCGGCCGGATCTGGGCCCGCACCGGCTGCTCCCACTCCCACAACCACTTCTCCTGCCTCACCGGCGACTGCGGCGGCAAGCTCGAGTGCAACGGCGCCGGCGGCGCTACCCCTTCAACTCTTGCCCAGTTCGTCCTCCACCACGGCCCCAACGACTTATGGTCCTACGGCGTCAGCCTCGTCGACGGGTTTAACATTCCCATGACGGTGACCCCGCACGAGGGGAAGGGCGTCTGCCCCGTCGTCGGCTGCAAGGCCAACTTACTGGCCACGTGTCCCGATAGGCTGCAGGTGAGGTCACCCGCCGGTCACGGCCCTGTGGTGGCGTGCAAGAGCGCATGCGAGGCGTTCGGCACCGACGAGCTGTGCTGTCGGAACAAGTACAACAGCCCTCATACGTGTAGGGCGTCGAGCTTTTCGCAGTACTTCAAGCAAGCGTGTCCGGCTACATTTACGTACGCGCACGACAGCCCCACGCTCATGCACCAGTGCTCGTCGCCACGTGAGCTCAAGGTCATCTTCTGCCACTAG